A stretch of Nitrospira defluvii DNA encodes these proteins:
- a CDS encoding efflux RND transporter periplasmic adaptor subunit, producing the protein MSILNRFSVWLALACAALAAWSVLTAGKTAPMPTPIVAPPRSPFETTVAASGIIEAANENVRIGPPAAGLVTQVFVAVGDPVREGDPLLQLDDRDLRAQLVARQAAIPPAEAQVEEQTYRIGDLNTQLKRLKAVGDSRAVSDDDIKRTWYALEMAKRTMTRHEAALKQVIAQRDETQMLLDRLTVRAPRAGTILQVNVRAGEFALTIGASEPLMLLGDMQQLQVRAEVDEINAPLVAPHRPAVAYPKGNTAKPIPLTFVRIEPYIVPKKSLTGENTERVDTRVLQIIYRFERPAFPVYTGQQVDVFIEREPATEGPAVESPQ; encoded by the coding sequence ATGAGCATTCTCAATCGTTTCAGCGTCTGGCTGGCACTGGCCTGCGCGGCGCTCGCCGCCTGGAGTGTGCTGACTGCCGGCAAGACCGCGCCCATGCCGACACCGATCGTGGCGCCACCCCGCTCTCCCTTCGAAACGACCGTGGCCGCGAGCGGCATTATCGAAGCCGCAAACGAAAACGTGCGCATTGGTCCCCCCGCGGCCGGGCTCGTCACACAAGTGTTCGTCGCCGTCGGGGACCCAGTGCGTGAAGGTGACCCGCTCCTTCAACTGGATGATCGAGATCTTCGCGCGCAACTCGTGGCTCGCCAAGCCGCCATTCCCCCGGCGGAAGCGCAGGTCGAGGAACAGACCTACCGCATCGGCGACCTCAACACCCAACTCAAGCGGCTGAAAGCGGTGGGGGACAGCAGGGCCGTCAGTGATGACGATATCAAACGCACCTGGTACGCCCTCGAAATGGCCAAACGCACGATGACTCGCCACGAAGCGGCCTTGAAACAGGTCATTGCACAGCGGGACGAAACACAGATGTTGCTCGATCGGCTCACAGTACGCGCACCGCGCGCCGGCACGATTCTCCAGGTGAATGTCCGAGCCGGTGAATTCGCCCTCACGATCGGCGCGAGCGAACCACTGATGTTGCTGGGAGACATGCAACAACTCCAGGTTCGCGCCGAGGTCGATGAAATCAATGCTCCGCTCGTGGCTCCACATCGGCCCGCCGTGGCCTACCCGAAAGGCAATACCGCCAAGCCGATCCCCCTGACATTCGTGCGGATCGAACCCTACATCGTCCCGAAGAAGTCGCTGACCGGAGAAAACACCGAGCGAGTGGATACGCGAGTCCTTCAAATCATCTATCGATTTGAACGCCCGGCGTTTCCAGTCTATACCGGGCAGCAAGTTGATGTGTTTATCGAGCGCGAACCCGCCACTGAAGGACCGGCCGTGGAGTCGCCACAATGA
- a CDS encoding ABC transporter ATP-binding protein: MDDHAHAQVPVTEPPSTAAVQVRGLVKSFGSGETTVTVLKSIDLDVYFGELLLLVGESGGGKTTLLSAIAGILDIDAGTLDVLGASLTEMPPNARTRFRGQRMGFIFQQFNLLPSLTAAENVAIPLLIHGLQKKEALSRGRLMLERVGLGDRTEFLPRNLSGGQQQRVAVARALVNDPQLLVCDEPTAALDGPNGQKIMELIRDVGRAPDRCVIVVTHDSRVFQFGDRMAELTDGRIVGIHPIQKEAMA; encoded by the coding sequence ATGGATGATCACGCACACGCGCAAGTCCCTGTCACCGAGCCCCCCAGCACCGCCGCCGTGCAGGTGCGCGGACTCGTGAAATCGTTCGGCTCCGGGGAGACCACGGTAACCGTACTCAAAAGCATTGATCTCGACGTGTATTTCGGCGAATTGCTCCTCCTGGTGGGGGAATCAGGCGGCGGCAAGACGACCTTGCTCTCAGCCATCGCGGGCATTCTCGACATCGACGCAGGAACCCTGGACGTGCTGGGTGCCTCACTGACCGAGATGCCACCCAATGCGCGCACCCGGTTTCGTGGCCAGCGCATGGGGTTTATCTTTCAACAGTTCAATCTCTTACCCTCGCTGACCGCGGCAGAAAATGTCGCGATTCCACTCCTGATTCATGGCCTTCAGAAGAAAGAGGCACTCTCGCGGGGACGGCTGATGCTCGAACGTGTCGGACTCGGCGACCGCACGGAATTTCTGCCCAGAAACCTGTCCGGCGGCCAACAACAACGCGTCGCCGTCGCACGGGCCCTGGTCAATGATCCACAACTGCTGGTCTGCGACGAACCGACGGCTGCCCTCGACGGGCCCAACGGTCAGAAAATCATGGAGTTGATCCGTGATGTGGGACGAGCCCCCGACCGTTGCGTCATTGTCGTCACGCACGACAGTCGCGTATTTCAGTTTGGTGATCGCATGGCCGAACTCACGGACGGCCGCATCGTCGGCATCCATCCGATTCAGAAAGAGGCCATGGCATGA
- a CDS encoding ABC transporter permease has product MNYVALKMLFGDRAKYLMLLCGLTFAVMLIVQQGSIFWGLMMWSQSSVSNINVPLWITDPGIGQVDEVKPIADTAVDRVRSVSGVEWAVPLYKGVLRARLSNGDYHQITLTGLDASTLIGRPAEVLEGRFEDILQPDAVMLDQWAVERMGGPTVITIGTVFELNDKLARVVAIAKTQKNFTNIPVVYTTYDRAIRYVPRERRTLSYVLAKAKDGVSDAEVTARIQAQTGLGAFTAQDFGWKTISWVLKNTGIGINFGTTILLGFIVGMAIAGQTFYLFTVENLKQFGALKAMGASTFTLARMILLQAFTVGLTGYGIGLGLATGFGFLSAKGGGLPFVETWQLLLVVLIALLGICTCSALISIVKLARLEPAIVFR; this is encoded by the coding sequence ATGAACTACGTGGCGCTTAAGATGCTCTTCGGAGACCGCGCGAAGTACCTCATGCTGTTGTGCGGACTCACCTTTGCGGTGATGCTGATCGTGCAGCAGGGCTCAATCTTCTGGGGTCTCATGATGTGGTCGCAATCAAGCGTCAGCAATATCAATGTACCCCTCTGGATCACGGACCCCGGCATCGGACAGGTCGACGAGGTGAAGCCGATCGCCGACACCGCCGTCGATCGAGTGCGCAGCGTCTCCGGAGTCGAATGGGCCGTGCCGTTGTATAAGGGGGTGCTGCGCGCGCGGCTGTCCAACGGGGACTACCACCAGATTACGCTGACCGGGTTGGATGCCTCCACACTCATCGGGCGACCTGCCGAGGTCCTCGAAGGGAGGTTTGAAGACATCTTACAGCCCGACGCCGTCATGTTGGATCAATGGGCCGTTGAACGCATGGGCGGTCCCACGGTCATCACGATCGGTACGGTGTTCGAGTTGAACGACAAGCTGGCCCGCGTCGTTGCCATCGCCAAGACGCAAAAAAACTTCACAAACATCCCGGTCGTGTACACCACGTACGACCGCGCCATCCGGTATGTGCCACGCGAACGTCGCACCCTTTCGTATGTGTTGGCCAAGGCCAAGGACGGCGTCTCCGACGCGGAAGTGACGGCGCGTATCCAGGCGCAGACCGGCCTCGGCGCGTTTACTGCGCAAGACTTCGGCTGGAAGACAATCAGTTGGGTCCTCAAGAACACCGGTATCGGTATCAACTTCGGCACGACCATCCTGCTCGGGTTCATTGTCGGCATGGCCATCGCCGGGCAGACGTTCTACCTGTTTACCGTGGAAAATCTCAAACAATTCGGGGCGCTGAAGGCCATGGGTGCATCCACCTTCACGCTGGCGCGGATGATCCTCCTGCAAGCCTTTACCGTCGGGCTCACCGGCTATGGCATCGGCCTCGGCCTCGCCACAGGATTCGGATTTTTATCCGCGAAAGGCGGCGGGCTTCCCTTTGTAGAAACGTGGCAGTTGCTCCTTGTCGTGCTGATCGCGCTCCTCGGCATCTGCACCTGCTCTGCCTTGATCAGTATCGTCAAACTCGCACGCCTTGAACCGGCGATCGTGTTCCGGTGA
- a CDS encoding DUF6022 family protein yields MKPSTLAPTPQSLGDEIQAYVVERQSKLLASGEASRDGRRFSWCGDILDFLTEGLDERLAARDITFTNAFPGPLRLMDEEQQPNGQHVRRFWTIALHRGCPIARICTLFFHRHDQVKLPQPPRVVAYTLDHQDGEEHA; encoded by the coding sequence ATGAAACCAAGTACGCTGGCCCCGACTCCGCAATCACTGGGCGACGAGATCCAGGCCTATGTGGTCGAGCGGCAGAGCAAGTTGCTTGCGTCGGGCGAAGCCAGTCGGGATGGCCGACGGTTCTCCTGGTGCGGCGACATTCTGGACTTTCTGACGGAAGGACTGGACGAAAGACTGGCTGCGAGGGACATCACCTTCACCAATGCGTTCCCCGGCCCATTGCGCCTCATGGACGAAGAGCAACAACCCAACGGGCAGCATGTGCGGCGCTTCTGGACCATCGCCCTGCACCGGGGATGCCCGATCGCAAGAATTTGCACTCTCTTCTTCCACCGTCACGATCAAGTGAAACTTCCTCAGCCACCGCGCGTCGTCGCCTATACGCTGGACCACCAGGACGGCGAGGAGCACGCATGA